A window of Castanea sativa cultivar Marrone di Chiusa Pesio chromosome 1, ASM4071231v1 contains these coding sequences:
- the LOC142644321 gene encoding anthocyanidin 3-O-glucosyltransferase 5-like: MVVAETNKPHVAVVSSPGMGHIIPLLELAKRLVIDHGVHVSFLNITTEASTAQIQLLHSPTLPLGLDVIDIPAVDISALVSDNTPIVARLSINVEESLKPLKSILIELGKPQALFIDLFCTQAFDVCKELSIPTFTFFTPSTSFLAFCLYLPTLDREVECEFIDLPEPVQIPGCSPVRTEDLLDQVRNRKIDEYKWFFFHISRLPMSDGILLNSWEDFEPTSLKAIRGHPFYKQIPTPPVFLAGPLIKHDKPELDDECLAWLDKQPSNSVLFVALGSGGTLSAAQLTELAWGLELSQQRFILVARKPTEASASATFFNVGEDINVNDPKAYLPDGFLERTKEVGLVVPTWAPQVSVLQHPSTGAFLSHCGWNSTLESMTHGVPMIAWPLYAEQRMNATMLVEEVGVAVKPVGIPGKGVVDREEIERVVRLVLEGEEGNAMRRMARELKVSAVKALDFGRPSHESLSSFIKEWKIDRMFG, from the coding sequence ATGGTGGTAGCTGAAACCAATAAACCACACGTTGCAGTCGTCTCAAGTCCAGGCATGGGCCACATCATCCCTCTCCTCGAGCTCGCCAAGCGCCTCGTCATCGACCATGGCGTCCATGTGAGCTTCCTCAACATCACTACTGAAGCTTCCACAGCCCAAATCCAACTCCTCCACTCACCAACACTCCCTCTTGGCCTTGACGTTATTGACATCCCAGCTGTTGATATTTCAGCTTTGGTCAGCGACAACACTCCCATCGTCGCCAGGTTATCTATCAACGTAGAGGAAAGCCTCAAGCCGCTAAAGTCGATCCTCATCGAGCTAGGCAAGCCACAAGCTCTATTCATTGATCTTTTCTGTACCCAAGCTTTCGATGTCTGCAAAGAGCTTTCTATCCCCACGTTCACATTCTTCACTCCTTCCACTTCTTTCCTTGCTTTCTGTTTGTATCTTCCAACACTGGACCGTGAGGTCGAGTGCGAGTTTATTGACCTTCCTGAACCAGTTCAGATCCCAGGTTGCTCCCCGGTTCGAACCGAGGACTTGCTAGACCAGGTTCGGAACCGAAAGATTGACGAGTACAAGTGGTTCTTTTTCCATATCAGTCGTTTGCCTATGTCAGATGGTATTTTGTTAAACTCGTGGGAGGATTTTGAACCCACATCGCTTAAAGCTATAAGAGGGCACCCATTTTATAAGCAAATTCCTACACCACCTGTTTTCCTAGCTGGCCCGCTTATAAAACACGACAAGCCTGAATTAGACGATGAGTGTTTAGCTTGGCTAGACAAACAACCATCAAATTCTGTTCTTTTTGTGGCACTCGGAAGTGGAGGGACTCTCTCAGCTGCACAACTCACAGAGTTGGCTTGGGGTTTGGAACTGAGTCAACAAAGGTTTATATTAGTGGCTCGTAAGCCAACTGAAGCGAGCGCCTCAGCTACATTTTTTAATGTGGGTGAAGATATTAATGTTAATGATCCGAAGGCTTATTTGCCTGATGGGTTTTTAGAGAGGACAAAGGAGGTGGGTTTGGTGGTTCCGACTTGGGCACCACAAGTTTCAGTGCTTCAACACCCATCAACTGGTGCTTTTTTGTCTCACTGTGGTTGGAACTCGACGCTGGAGAGCATGACTCACGGTGTCCCTATGATTGCGTGGCCTCTTTATGCAGAGCAGAGAATGAATGCAACGATGTTGGTTGAAGAGGTTGGTGTGGCTGTTAAGCCAGTGGGAATACCAGGAAAAGGAGTGGTTGATAGAGAGGAGATTGAGAGGGTGGTGAGGTTGGTGTTAGAGGGTGAAGAAGGGAACGCGATGAGGCGTATGGCAAGAGAGCTAAAAGTGAGTGCAGTGAAAGCGTTGGACTTTGGTCGCCCTTCTCATGAGTCGCTTTCCAGTTTCATCAAAGAATGGAAGATTGACCGTATGTTTGGATAG